In Crocosphaera sp. UHCC 0190, the following proteins share a genomic window:
- the ftsZ gene encoding cell division protein FtsZ: MILNDKLALNHSSLNHTESAESSSAVDSYHRPSSTSPFVPTNESLELPKEESRRNQIVPNNVAKIKVIGVGGGGCNAVDRMIESALTGIEFWTMNTDAQALTQSAAPHRLQIGKKLTRGLGAGGNPNIGKEAALESRDEIAEALEDTDLVFITAGMGGGTGTGAAPIVAEVAKEKGCLTVGVVTRPFTFEGRRRTTQAGEGISQLQSNVDTLIVIPNNQLLQVISPETPLQEAFLAADNVLRQGVQGISDIITIPGLVNVDFADVRAVMADAGSALMGIGVGSGKSRANDAASLAISSPLLEHSIKGAKGVVFNITGGRDLTLHEVNTAAETIFEVVDPDANIIFGAVIDERVQGEVIVTVIATGFSAESENISTPQITATPSRPVAPPLTSPKEEPTTPKPAGLDIPDFLQRRRFPRS; this comes from the coding sequence ATGATCCTTAATGATAAGTTAGCTCTTAATCATTCCAGTCTAAATCATACAGAATCTGCTGAGTCTTCGAGTGCCGTGGACAGTTATCACCGACCGAGTAGTACCTCACCCTTTGTGCCAACCAATGAGTCCCTAGAACTGCCTAAGGAAGAAAGCAGGAGAAACCAAATCGTGCCGAATAACGTTGCTAAAATCAAAGTCATTGGTGTTGGTGGCGGCGGATGTAATGCAGTTGATCGCATGATTGAAAGTGCCTTGACAGGCATTGAGTTTTGGACGATGAATACGGATGCCCAAGCTCTGACTCAATCAGCTGCGCCTCACCGTTTACAAATTGGCAAGAAACTGACCCGTGGACTAGGTGCAGGGGGCAACCCTAACATCGGCAAAGAAGCGGCTCTAGAGTCCCGTGATGAAATTGCCGAAGCCCTAGAAGACACTGATTTGGTGTTTATTACCGCAGGAATGGGAGGGGGAACCGGAACTGGTGCAGCCCCCATTGTGGCGGAAGTTGCTAAGGAAAAAGGTTGTTTGACCGTTGGGGTGGTGACTCGGCCCTTTACCTTTGAAGGACGACGACGTACCACTCAAGCAGGAGAAGGGATCTCTCAACTACAAAGCAATGTTGACACCCTAATTGTCATTCCCAATAACCAATTACTACAGGTAATTTCCCCAGAAACCCCCCTACAAGAAGCATTTCTGGCGGCGGACAATGTGCTGCGTCAAGGGGTACAAGGGATTTCCGATATTATTACCATTCCTGGCCTGGTCAATGTGGACTTTGCTGATGTACGAGCAGTCATGGCTGATGCCGGTTCTGCCCTGATGGGAATTGGGGTAGGGTCTGGAAAATCTCGGGCCAATGATGCCGCTTCTTTAGCCATTTCTTCCCCCCTCTTAGAGCATTCCATTAAGGGAGCGAAGGGGGTTGTCTTTAATATCACAGGGGGTAGAGATCTCACCTTACATGAGGTCAATACCGCCGCAGAAACCATCTTTGAAGTCGTTGATCCCGATGCCAATATTATTTTTGGGGCGGTGATTGATGAACGAGTTCAAGGGGAAGTTATTGTGACAGTGATTGCTACGGGGTTTAGTGCAGAATCGGAGAATATATCGACTCCTCAAATAACTGCCACTCCCTCCCGGCCTGTTGCTCCTCCCCTCACATCTCCCAAAGAGGAACCCACAACCCCAAAACCAGCGGGTCTGGATATTCCTGACTTTTTACAAAGACGGCGTTTTCCCCGTAGTTAA
- a CDS encoding TIGR00266 family protein codes for MLYKVRCRPAFAALFVTLNPGESIIVRAGSMVSLDTGVSLKTQVCGGRLLALLRKCFGGELLSVDQLSNTTNKSLTVVLGHSTMGDIARLDLSQGSICLQPGVYLAHTSGVTVQNHWAGLGSWLAGDGLWKVKLKGKGRVFIGGYGGIIKKMVYGDFVVTQGNLLAHSPKLRLKYHQEEESVNIVVRAAKTKNQRTQGNPIYCQSRNLQGLIDYLRSLA; via the coding sequence GTGTTATACAAAGTTCGTTGTCGTCCCGCTTTTGCTGCCCTATTTGTCACTTTAAACCCAGGAGAAAGTATCATAGTCAGGGCAGGGTCAATGGTTAGCCTCGACACAGGCGTTAGTCTGAAAACTCAAGTTTGTGGGGGTCGCCTACTTGCTCTTCTTCGGAAATGTTTTGGGGGCGAATTATTATCGGTGGATCAGTTGAGTAATACCACAAATAAGTCTTTAACAGTGGTTTTGGGCCATTCAACTATGGGGGATATCGCTCGCCTCGACTTGTCTCAGGGGTCTATTTGTTTACAACCAGGGGTTTATCTCGCTCACACATCAGGAGTGACGGTTCAAAACCATTGGGCCGGTTTGGGTAGTTGGTTGGCCGGAGATGGGTTGTGGAAAGTGAAATTAAAAGGCAAAGGACGGGTCTTTATTGGGGGCTATGGCGGTATTATCAAAAAAATGGTTTATGGGGATTTTGTCGTCACTCAAGGAAATTTATTAGCCCATAGTCCCAAACTACGGCTAAAATATCACCAGGAAGAAGAAAGCGTTAATATTGTAGTTAGGGCCGCTAAAACTAAGAATCAACGTACTCAAGGGAACCCCATTTATTGTCAATCCCGCAATCTTCAAGGATTAATTGACTATCTTCGTTCCCTGGCTTAA
- a CDS encoding cell division protein FtsQ/DivIB gives MTDSTVVLADALKTQRQTLSHQRRLKAWQGVWRFAALCGMTGGLVWSLGLPDWVIRGSSQVKITGNQLLNLEQIQQMLQMNYPQSIWQLPIHQLTEQLESQPPIEDIHITRQLFPAQITLTVKERQPVAKASFGKEGGFLDAEGVWIPQKFYPQGAKIATATQLTILGLNRQSQTYWEQMYPMMISSPVKIMIVDWRDPSNLILKTDLGTVHCGTYDHKFSQQLSVLAKLRKLPSQVPKERIIYIDLSNPDSPSVHLKDPPKKPPSS, from the coding sequence ATGACAGATAGTACAGTTGTTTTGGCTGATGCCCTAAAAACTCAGCGTCAAACCCTAAGTCATCAGCGACGCTTGAAAGCTTGGCAAGGAGTTTGGCGTTTTGCTGCCCTTTGTGGCATGACAGGGGGGTTAGTGTGGAGCTTAGGTTTGCCCGATTGGGTGATTCGAGGGTCATCTCAAGTTAAGATTACGGGAAATCAGTTACTAAATCTGGAGCAAATTCAACAAATGCTTCAGATGAATTATCCGCAATCGATTTGGCAACTACCGATTCATCAATTGACCGAACAACTCGAATCCCAACCTCCTATTGAGGATATCCATATTACCCGTCAGTTGTTTCCGGCTCAAATTACTTTGACTGTGAAGGAAAGACAGCCTGTGGCTAAGGCTTCTTTTGGTAAAGAGGGAGGGTTTCTCGATGCTGAAGGGGTCTGGATTCCTCAAAAATTCTACCCACAAGGGGCTAAAATAGCTACTGCGACTCAGTTAACTATCTTGGGACTTAATCGGCAGTCCCAGACTTACTGGGAACAAATGTATCCTATGATGATCAGTTCTCCTGTCAAAATTATGATTGTTGATTGGCGCGATCCGAGCAATCTTATTTTGAAAACTGACCTGGGAACAGTTCATTGTGGTACTTATGATCATAAATTCTCCCAACAACTTTCCGTCTTAGCGAAATTGCGGAAACTACCCTCCCAGGTTCCCAAAGAACGTATTATCTATATTGATTTATCTAATCCTGATTCCCCTTCCGTTCACCTCAAAGATCCCCCCAAAAAGCCCCCCAGTTCCTAA
- the ctpC gene encoding carboxyl-terminal processing protease CtpC codes for MVNHKRGLILAATATVLTAVAVTGAGLRLSRSQAFFQDNPKELVDEVWQIIDRTYVDGTFNQLDWRAVRTKYLGKSYANKEEAYKAIREMLKSLGDPYTRFMDPEEFKNMQIDTSGELTGVGIQLTKDEETKELVVVSPIEDTPAFEAGILSKDVITKINGKTTQGMEVEDAVKLIRGKPGTDVTLTIRRAGKETNYSIVRARIELHPVRARVEETPSGKIGYIRLTQFSAQAGEEMRDAIQEAEAAKVNGYILDLRSNPGGLLYASVEIARMWLDEGKIVSTVSRTGETEVQRANKRALTNKPLVILVDGGSASASEILSGALQDNDRAVLVGSKTFGKGLVQSVRGLGDGSGLAVTIAKYLTPSGRDINKHGIDPDVVLELTDEERKALQQERDKIGAFGDPQFDKAFEVLKQEIATSKGSNARATNP; via the coding sequence ATGGTCAATCACAAAAGAGGGCTTATTCTTGCTGCTACTGCTACCGTTCTTACTGCGGTGGCTGTTACCGGAGCGGGCCTTCGCCTTTCCCGCAGCCAAGCATTTTTTCAAGATAATCCCAAAGAATTAGTCGATGAAGTTTGGCAAATCATTGATCGCACTTACGTTGATGGAACCTTTAATCAACTTGATTGGCGTGCCGTTCGCACTAAATATCTAGGAAAATCCTACGCGAATAAGGAAGAAGCTTACAAAGCCATTCGAGAGATGCTAAAATCCCTCGGCGATCCCTACACGCGCTTCATGGACCCCGAAGAATTCAAAAATATGCAAATTGATACCTCTGGGGAATTAACAGGGGTCGGCATTCAACTTACCAAGGATGAAGAAACTAAGGAACTGGTAGTCGTTTCCCCCATTGAGGACACCCCTGCTTTTGAGGCGGGCATTCTTTCCAAAGATGTCATTACTAAAATTAATGGCAAAACAACTCAAGGCATGGAAGTAGAAGATGCCGTTAAATTGATTCGCGGTAAACCAGGAACGGATGTCACCTTAACCATTCGTCGTGCTGGTAAGGAAACTAATTACTCTATCGTCAGAGCGCGGATTGAACTCCACCCCGTGCGGGCCCGTGTCGAAGAAACTCCCTCTGGTAAAATTGGCTATATCCGTTTGACTCAGTTTAGCGCGCAAGCTGGGGAAGAAATGCGCGATGCTATTCAAGAAGCTGAAGCGGCTAAGGTTAACGGTTATATCCTAGATTTACGCTCTAATCCAGGCGGTTTGCTCTACGCGAGTGTGGAAATTGCTCGGATGTGGCTTGATGAAGGCAAAATTGTCTCTACCGTCAGTCGCACGGGAGAGACAGAGGTACAACGGGCTAATAAACGGGCCTTAACGAATAAACCGTTAGTTATTTTAGTGGATGGCGGTTCTGCGAGTGCCAGTGAAATTCTTTCGGGTGCCTTACAGGATAATGATCGGGCCGTCTTAGTGGGCAGTAAGACCTTTGGTAAAGGATTAGTACAGTCCGTCCGAGGGTTGGGAGATGGTTCAGGACTCGCTGTGACCATTGCTAAATATTTAACCCCTAGTGGTCGAGATATCAACAAACATGGGATTGATCCTGATGTGGTTCTAGAATTGACTGATGAGGAACGGAAAGCACTTCAGCAAGAACGGGACAAAATCGGGGCGTTTGGCGATCCCCAGTTTGATAAGGCGTTTGAGGTGCTAAAACAAGAAATTGCTACCTCTAAAGGATCAAATGCTCGTGCGACTAATCCCTAA